In Erigeron canadensis isolate Cc75 chromosome 6, C_canadensis_v1, whole genome shotgun sequence, the following are encoded in one genomic region:
- the LOC122605626 gene encoding uncharacterized protein LOC122605626, translated as MFFGAIQLGLMAACVVLFVPMGMAGWHLSRNKVLFFSGALFITLAVCIHLIPYFPSMFNNQSQTAVIMNQDFSSSSSSCINSVNYVTFYSNFDGFSWNWDNSSRSLVNDDDCGFSKLGRVDVSDLLNGSWVVVAGDSQARLFMVSLLDLVLGSDEMEKIHEDLFKRHSDYHIVVEKIGLKMDFIWSPYVSNLTDVVTGFKRNGTYPDVLVMGSGLWHMLHFTNYTEYGVDLRLLRDSLGELVQVGNTDGVSARPDSGRTSHLFWLGMPTLINRLLNTEEKRVKMTREMCNAYDQELYNSKILRQDGGSFLLLDVGMLSSRCGFDCSLDGMHYNDVVYEASVQVMLNALLIESHQKL; from the coding sequence atgttttttggtgCCATACAATTAGGACTAATGGCTGCTTGTGTTGTTCTATTTGTACCAATGGGTATGGCAGGTTGGCATCTTAGTAGAAATAAAGTTTTGTTCTTTAGTGGTGCATTATTCATTACACTTGCTGTATGTATACATCTTATTCCTTATTTCCCTTCAATGTTTAATAATCAATCTCAAACTGCTGTTATCATGAATCAAGATTTTAGTTCTAGTTCTAGTTCTTGTATAAATTCTGTAAATTATGTAACTTTTTACTCTAATTTTGATGGGTTTTCTTGGAATTGGGATAATAGTTCAAGATCTTTAGTAAATGATGATGATTGCGGGTTTTCGAAGCTCGGTCGGGTCGATGTTTCGGATCTTTTGAATGGGTCTTGGGTTGTTGTGGCTGGTGATTCACAAGCTAGGTTGTTTATGGTTTCTTTGTTGGATTTAGTTTTAGGGTCTGATGAAATGGAAAAGATTCATGAGGATTTGTTTAAAAGACATAGTGATTATCATATTGTTGTTGAAAAAATCGGGTTGAAAATGGATTTTATTTGGTCACCTTATGTTAGTAATTTGACTGATGTTGTTACGGGTTTTAAACGAAATGGAACTTATCCTGATGTGTTAGTTATGGGTTCAGGGTTATGGCATATGTTGCATTTTACTAATTATACGGAATATGGTGTTGATTTAAGGTTGTTAAGGGATTCATTAGGAGAGTTAGTTCAGGTTGGTAATACGGATGGTGTTAGTGCTAGGCCGGATTCTGGTAGGACGTCGCATTTGTTTTGGCTTGGTATGCCGACGTTGATAAATAGGTTGTTGAATACAGAGGAGAAACGAGTTAAGATGACCCGTGAGATGTGTAATGCTTATGATCAAGAGCTTTATAATAGCAAGATTTTGAGGCAAGATGGTGGCTCGTTTTTGTTGCTAGATGTTGGGATGTTAAGTAGTAGATGTGGGTTTGATTGTTCGTTAGATGGGATGCATTATAATGATGTGGTTTATGAAGCTTCTGTTCAAGTTATGCTTAATGCCTTGCTTATTGAATCTCATCAAAAGCTATGA